A single window of Ananas comosus cultivar F153 linkage group 17, ASM154086v1, whole genome shotgun sequence DNA harbors:
- the LOC109722652 gene encoding ribonuclease P protein subunit p25-like protein isoform X1, translating into MDRYTRVEKPRDETPINENEIRITAQGRVRNYISYATTLLEEKEYNEIIMKAMGRAINKTIMIVELIKRRIEGLHQNTSIESADITDTWEPLEEGLLPLETIRHVSMITITLSKKELDTSSPGYQPPIPADQVKPLTNFDYGGEPVPSSRGRGRGRGRGRGRGVMMNGAAGYDVDGNWEGGRGGYGGGRGSGYGYGGGRGRGGRGRGRGPYGGGRGGEGNYYDGSGDMEVQEQEEQGGGYDGAETDIPPPQGRGRGRGGRGRGRGGGWRGRGRA; encoded by the exons ATGGATCGGTACACGAGGGTGGAGAAGCCGCGAGATGAGACGCCGATCAACGAGAACGAGATAAGGATCACCGCTCAAGGAAGAGTAAGGAATTACATCAGTTATGCGACGACTTTGCTTGAG GAAAAGGAGTATAATGAAATCATCATGAAAGCCATGGGAAGAGCCATCAATAAAACAATTATGATCGTGGAGTTGATCAAG AGAAGGATTGAGGGTCTGCATCAGAACACATCTATTGAATCTGCTGATATCACTGACACGTGGGAGCCATTGGAAGAAGGCCTTCTCCC TCTTGAGACAATCCGCCATGTGTCAATGATAACTATAACATTGTCCAAGAAGGAACTTGATACATCCTCTCCAGG GTACCAGCCACCCATACCAGCCGATCAGGTGAAACCATTGACCAACTTTGATTACGGAGGAG AACCTGTACCTAGCAGTCGTGGAAGAGGACGAGGCCGTGGAAGGGGCAGGGGTAGAG GGGTAATGATGAATGGGGCTGCTGGTTATGATGTGGATGGAAACTGGGAGGGTGGACGTGGTGGCTATggtggagggagagggagtggatatggatatggtggtgggagagggagaggagggcgtGGGAGAGGGCGCGGTCCCtatggaggaggaagaggaggcgaaGGGAATTACTATGATGGCAGTGGAGACATGGAGGTGCAAGAACAAGAAGAACAGGGTGGTGGATATGATGGTGCTGAGACAGACATACCCCCTCCACAAGGACGCG GGCGTGGCAGGGGAGGAAGAGGCCGAGGGCGTGGGGGTGGCTGGCGTGGTCGCGGCCGAGCATAG
- the LOC109723599 gene encoding thioredoxin Y, chloroplastic: protein MAAYSITSPSPSCNLGRSIALLDSTKLSASRSLRCAPLRRSTARIRRLSALPQRQVVPRVEARKQTFSSFDELLEKSDKPVLVDFYATWCGPCQFMVPVLEEVSEKLKDKIQVVKIDTEKYVSIANRYRIEALPTFIIFRDGKPCDRFEGALPANQLIQRIESALKVTQ, encoded by the exons atggCGGCGTACTCCATCACATCGCCTTCTCCGTCGTGCAACCTCGGCCGTTCGATCGCCCTTCTCGACTCCACCAAGCTCTCCGCCTCGAGATCGCTGCGTTGCGCGCCGCTCCGCCGCTCCACGGCGAGGATTCGGAGGCTCTCCGCGCTTCCCCAGCGCCAAGTTGTTCCTCGG GTTGAAGCGAGGAAGCAAACATTTTCTTCATTTGATGAACTGTTGGAAAAATCAGATAAGCCTGTGCTGGTTGATTTTTATGCAACCTG GTGCGGCCCTTGCCAATTCATGGTTCCTGTTCTAGAAGAAGTTAGTGAAAAGTTAAAAGACAAAATTCAAGTGGTCAAAATTGATACAGAGAAGTATGTGAGTATTGCGAACCGCTACAGAATTGAAGCACTGCCTACTTTCATCATCTTTAGGGACGGGAAGCCATGTGATCGTTTT GAAGGAGCACTGCCTGCTAATCAGCTCATTCAGCGAATTGAGAGCGCTCTTAAGGTCACACAGTGA
- the LOC109722652 gene encoding protein argonaute 2-like isoform X3, which yields MKAMGRAINKTIMIVELIKRRIEGLHQNTSIESADITDTWEPLEEGLLPLETIRHVSMITITLSKKELDTSSPGYQPPIPADQVKPLTNFDYGGEPVPSSRGRGRGRGRGRGRGVMMNGAAGYDVDGNWEGGRGGYGGGRGSGYGYGGGRGRGGRGRGRGPYGGGRGGEGNYYDGSGDMEVQEQEEQGGGYDGAETDIPPPQGRGRGRGGRGRGRGGGWRGRGRA from the exons ATGAAAGCCATGGGAAGAGCCATCAATAAAACAATTATGATCGTGGAGTTGATCAAG AGAAGGATTGAGGGTCTGCATCAGAACACATCTATTGAATCTGCTGATATCACTGACACGTGGGAGCCATTGGAAGAAGGCCTTCTCCC TCTTGAGACAATCCGCCATGTGTCAATGATAACTATAACATTGTCCAAGAAGGAACTTGATACATCCTCTCCAGG GTACCAGCCACCCATACCAGCCGATCAGGTGAAACCATTGACCAACTTTGATTACGGAGGAG AACCTGTACCTAGCAGTCGTGGAAGAGGACGAGGCCGTGGAAGGGGCAGGGGTAGAG GGGTAATGATGAATGGGGCTGCTGGTTATGATGTGGATGGAAACTGGGAGGGTGGACGTGGTGGCTATggtggagggagagggagtggatatggatatggtggtgggagagggagaggagggcgtGGGAGAGGGCGCGGTCCCtatggaggaggaagaggaggcgaaGGGAATTACTATGATGGCAGTGGAGACATGGAGGTGCAAGAACAAGAAGAACAGGGTGGTGGATATGATGGTGCTGAGACAGACATACCCCCTCCACAAGGACGCG GGCGTGGCAGGGGAGGAAGAGGCCGAGGGCGTGGGGGTGGCTGGCGTGGTCGCGGCCGAGCATAG
- the LOC109723450 gene encoding abscisic stress-ripening protein 2-like, with the protein MAEEKHHHHHLFHHHKDEQQAEDVAVVQETAYSSYDDGTGAGYSTTTAAAAVVTEPTDAEEYENYKKEEKHHKHKEHLGEMGAVAAGAFALYEKHEAKKDPEHAHKHKIEEEVAAAVAVGSGGYAFHEHHEKKDSKKDAEEHDGGEKRHHLF; encoded by the exons ATGGCCGAGGAgaagcaccaccaccaccacttgTTCCACCACCACAAGGACGAGCAGCAGGCCGAGGACGTGGCGGTGGTTCAGGAGACCGCGTACTCCAGCTACGATGACGGCACCGGCGCCGGCTACAGCACGAccaccgcggcggcggcggtggtgacgGAGCCGACCGATGCGGAAGAGTACGAGAACtacaaaaaggaggagaagcACCACAAGCACAAGGAGCACCTCGGCGAGAtgggcgccgtcgccgccggcgcCTTTGCTCTG tATGAGAAGCACGAGGCAAAGAAGGACCCGGAGCACGCCCACAAGCACAAGATAGAGGAGGAGGTCGCGGCGGCCGTGGCCGTGGGGAGCGGCGGGTACGCCTTCCACGAGCACCACGAGAAGAAGGACTCGAAGAAGGACGCCGAGGAGCACGACGGCGGCGAGAAGCGCCACCACCTCTTCTAA
- the LOC109723600 gene encoding egg cell-secreted protein 1.2-like produces MRSLLVPKTLALALAIAALVAAVSARRDLTQVAAAPQAATAHPESLALEARLQGVGGGLVDCWNALLELRSCTNEIVLFFLNGESYLGYDCCRAIRTITLHCWPSMLTSLGFTAQEGDILRGYCDAEAAAAPPPFAPLPTTPSGAPAAAPALLRAPGN; encoded by the coding sequence ATGAGGTCGCTACTCGTCCCCAAAACTCTCGCTCTCGCCCTCGCGATCGCTGCTCTCGTTGCCGCCGTCTCTGCACGCCGCGATCTCACACAAGTGGCGGCAGCGCCGCAGGCTGCGACGGCGCACCCCGAGAGCTTGGCATTGGAAGCGCGGCTGCAGGGCGTGGGCGGGGGCCTGGTGGACTGCTGGAATGCATTGCTGGAGCTGCGGTCGTGCACCAACGAGATAGTTCTCTTCTTCCTCAACGGCGAGTCGTACCTCGGCTACGACTGCTGCCGCGCCATCCGCACCATCACCCTCCACTGCTGGCCCTCCATGCTCACCTCCCTCGGCTTCACCGCCCAGGAGGGCGACATCCTACGAGGCTACTGCGACGccgaggccgccgccgccccacCACCCTTCGCGCCGCTCCCCACAACCCCCTCCGGCGCGCCCGCCGCGGCCCCCGCGTTGCTCCGCGCTCCGGGGAACTGA
- the LOC109722652 gene encoding myosin heavy chain IB-like isoform X2, which produces MRSHTTQMHVEEKEYNEIIMKAMGRAINKTIMIVELIKRRIEGLHQNTSIESADITDTWEPLEEGLLPLETIRHVSMITITLSKKELDTSSPGYQPPIPADQVKPLTNFDYGGEPVPSSRGRGRGRGRGRGRGVMMNGAAGYDVDGNWEGGRGGYGGGRGSGYGYGGGRGRGGRGRGRGPYGGGRGGEGNYYDGSGDMEVQEQEEQGGGYDGAETDIPPPQGRGRGRGGRGRGRGGGWRGRGRA; this is translated from the exons ATGAGAAGCCATACTACTCAAATGCATGTAGAG GAAAAGGAGTATAATGAAATCATCATGAAAGCCATGGGAAGAGCCATCAATAAAACAATTATGATCGTGGAGTTGATCAAG AGAAGGATTGAGGGTCTGCATCAGAACACATCTATTGAATCTGCTGATATCACTGACACGTGGGAGCCATTGGAAGAAGGCCTTCTCCC TCTTGAGACAATCCGCCATGTGTCAATGATAACTATAACATTGTCCAAGAAGGAACTTGATACATCCTCTCCAGG GTACCAGCCACCCATACCAGCCGATCAGGTGAAACCATTGACCAACTTTGATTACGGAGGAG AACCTGTACCTAGCAGTCGTGGAAGAGGACGAGGCCGTGGAAGGGGCAGGGGTAGAG GGGTAATGATGAATGGGGCTGCTGGTTATGATGTGGATGGAAACTGGGAGGGTGGACGTGGTGGCTATggtggagggagagggagtggatatggatatggtggtgggagagggagaggagggcgtGGGAGAGGGCGCGGTCCCtatggaggaggaagaggaggcgaaGGGAATTACTATGATGGCAGTGGAGACATGGAGGTGCAAGAACAAGAAGAACAGGGTGGTGGATATGATGGTGCTGAGACAGACATACCCCCTCCACAAGGACGCG GGCGTGGCAGGGGAGGAAGAGGCCGAGGGCGTGGGGGTGGCTGGCGTGGTCGCGGCCGAGCATAG